DNA from Candidatus Dormiibacterota bacterium:
GTGCCGCCAGGCGTCGTCCGGCGCGAAGCTCCGCCCGTCAGGCCCCTGGACCGAGAGGCGGGCGGGGACGGCACGCGCGGTCCTGCGATCGACGACCGTGATCCTCAGCCTTCCGACCGGACCGAGATAGTGTTTCTCTCGGGCGTCGATCCGGGTGCGTTTCCCGCCCGGGATCTCGATCACCGACAGGGACGTATTGCCGTCCTGGTTCGAGATGTAGGCGATCCGCCGGCCGTCGCGCGACCAGCGCGGCGCCACGGCGTCGAACTCTCCGTACGTGAGCGGGAAGACGTCACCCCCCTCGGCCGTCATCAGCCAGATCTGGTGCCACTGGCCGCCCAGGTACGAGGCGTAGGCGATACGCCGGCCGTCGGGGGACCAGTCGGGACGCGCCTTCCAGGTGGTCTCCTCGTAGCGGATCTCGCGCATCTCGGAGCCGGGCTGCGCCTTCATCCTGAAGAAGCCCCCGCTGCCCCAGATGTGGCCCCGGTTCGACACGAAGACGATTTCCTTCCCGTCCGGGGACCAGCTGGGGGAGATGTAGTGGTCGAACGGGCTGTAGTAGTAACGCGGCAGGCCGCTCTCGTGGTCCTCGGTCAGGCGCTCGATTTCGCCCGGCGCGCCGCTCTCGTCCAGGAGGATGGTGTCGATGTGGAAGCGGCGGTTGTAGACGGTCGACACGAACGCCAGCCGCCGACCGTCGGGGGAGAAGCGGGGCTCGACATTGACAGCTCCGTTGTGTGTCAGGGGCCGGGTCCGTCCGCTGGCGGTGTCCAGGATCCACAGCTCGACGGCATCGTCCCGGTAGGAGGCGAAGGCGACGAACCGTCCGTCGGGTGACCAGTCGGGCTGATAGTCGTAACCCGGTCCGTCGGTGATCTGGCGCGCCACGCCGCTCCCCAGCCGCTGCCGCCAGAGCGATCCCTGCATGGAGTAGACGACTTCTTCGCCGTCGGGGGACCAGGCGACCGACCCCGGACCCGTGGTCGCCTGCGGCAGGTACATCTCGCGATAATAATAATGATGCGGAAGGAGGATCTGCTTCAGGACGATCTCGCGCACGGCCGAGTGCTGCCTGGCGAGGACCGCCGGAGAGGCGAGCACGAGCGCCACCGCCGCCACCCGGGCCATCCCCCGGAGACGGCGGCTCACAGGGCGTGCACCTTCGGGATCAGCTCGGCGATCCGCATCGCGTACGCCCATTCGTTGTCGTACCAGGCGACGACCTTCACGAGGCGATCGCCGAGGACCTGCGTCAACGGCGCATCGTAGATCGCGGAATGCGCGTCGCCGACGATGTCGGCCGACACGATCGGATCGGTGGAGACCTTGAGGATTCCTTTCATGCGCCCCTCCGCGGAGCGTCGCATCAGGCCGTGAATCTCCTGCACGTCGGCCTTCTTCTCGGTGTACACGGTGAGATCCACCACGGAACCGGAAGGGACCGGAACCCTGAAGGCCAGCCCTTCGACCTTGCCGGCGAGCGAAGGCACGACGAGGCCGAGCGCCCTGGCCGCCCCGGTCGAGGTCGGGACGACGTTCAGCGCCGCCATGCGCCCGCGCCGCATGTCCTTGTGCGGGTAGTCGAACAGGCGCTGGTCGTTGGTGTAGGCGTGCACGGTCGTCAGGAAACCCTTTCTGATGGTATAGGCCTCCTCGAGGACCTTCGCCACCGGGGCGGCGCAGTTCGTGGTGCAGGACGAGTTGCTGATGATGCGGTGCTCCTTGCGCAGCGTGTCGTCGTTGACGCCCAGTACGATCGTCGCGTCGAGAGGATCTTTCCCGGGGACGGTCAGGATGACCCTCCTCGCGCCCGCGTCCAGGTGACGCCGCAGCTCGTCGCGCTTCCTGAACAGCCCCGACGACTCGATCACCACGTCGATCCCCAGGTCGTGCCAGGGGAACGCGAACGGATCGCCCGACCGCTTGTCGCCCACCTTGAAGACGCGGATCTCGTCCCCGTCGACCACGAGGGTCGTGTCGTTCCATTCGACCGTTCCCGGATACCGGCCGTGGATCGAGTCGTAGCGCAGGACCATCCCGAGGGGCTCCAGATCGGCGACATCGTTGATGGCGACGAAGTCGACGTCGAGCCGGCGCTCCTTGACGGCGCGCATCACCATGCGGCCGATGCGGCCGAACCCGTTGATCGCGACGCGTGCGGACATGGCGGCGACCTCCTTCGAAGGGCCGAGTGTATATGAAAAATCGGATGGATCGGGTCGGCGTCGTGGAGTGAAGGGCGTCTACTCGTCCAGGAGCGAGACGGCCTCCGGGTCGATGCCGGGCGCGTGGTCGAGGGGAACCCCGAGGTTGGTCAGGAATCGCGCGAGCAGGCTCGAGGCGCGCGGTGCGGCGCAGTCGCCGGCATCGGGAAGGGACAGCGCGACGAGAGTGCCGGCGCCGACGCGGTACACCGCGATCCCCGGGGCGAAGAGCAGCGGCACGATGTACTGCCGCTCACCGGGAGCGCGCAGGCGGAATTCCACCTCACGGCCGCGCGCCAGCAACGGCAGGTCGTCGTGCGCAATCCCCTCGAAGAGCGCCGCGGCCGCGTCGGCCGGGGCGGTATCGTCACCCGGCGACTCGAAGCGGACCGGCACGCCGACGACGTCCCGCAGATACCCGAGCGCCAGCGGCTGCGGGTTGAGGAGCAGGATCGTCCCCCCCTCCCGCAGGTAGCGCGCGACATCGGCGAGCGCGGGAAGGCGCGAGGAGGCCGTCTGGCGCTGCGCGCGCCAGTCACCCGCCACCAGAAGGACGTCGACACCCGCGAAATCGGGCGGCACGCGGGTGACGGAGGGAGCCAGCCGCGCGAGACAGGCTGGAACGTCCTCGAGGGAATCGCCGTAGAGATAGGCCCTCTTGAGCCGGCGCCGTTCCCCCAGGAGGTAGGCCAGGGAGTTGGCCAGCACCAGGCGAGCCGAGGGCTTCGCGGCGAAATCGGCGCACAGCGGCGACTGCGCCGCCAGGACCGTGCCCGATCCGATCGGCAGCTCCAGCATCGTCACGCCCTCCTGCCACGCCGGCCCGGTGAGCGTGCGAACCTCGGAAATGATCCTGAAGTTGCCGCGCGTCGGCGGCAGGAGCGGGCGCGCCGACGTCCCGCCGGTCGAGGCGTACGCTCCGTCCGGCGCCGGCAGACCGCGCAGAACGGGATGCCGGAGCGAGAGCAGGGGTTCCGTCCCGCTCCTTCGGCTGAAGGACGGCCAGAGTCTCAGGTCCTCGCTGAGCGTGCCGGGGAGCGTGGGCTGCTCCAGGAGCAGGAGCCGCATTCCGGAGCGCGCCCGAGCGGCCAGGATCGGCCCGAGGGCCTCGCGCCCTCGGCTGAACCCGCCCGGGCCGATGACGATCAGGTCTCCTTTGAAGAGGGCCATTCCCTCGAAGTTTTCGAACTCCTCGGCACGAAGCCCCAGCGCGGCGAGAGGCGCCGCTGCGGCCCCCTCGGGGTCGTAGAGCGCGACGCGCGCGCGACCGAAGAGAGAGGCGAGCGTTTCTCCCGCCCCTCCGGGATAGACCAGAAACGGGAACGTCGCCGTCCCTTGGATGGCGCCCTCCTCGCTCACCTCCACCCTGAGATCGAGTCCGGCGGGGCGATCCAGGGCGGGCAGAGGGATCGACAGGGCCGCCCGCGCCGTCCCGCCGCGCGGCTGCAGGACCTCGCCGCCGCGCGCCGTGACTCCGCCCTCCACGAGCACTTCCCAGCCGAGCGTGACCGAGGAGGAGCCGCGCCGGATCCCCGCGAGGGCGACCGTGCGCTGCAGGCGCGAGCCGCCCGGCAGCAGGCCGCCCGGCTCTTCGAGCCGCAGCGACAGGGCCGCCGCGGGCGAGGAGGCGCGCCCGGACGCGCGGGCAGCGCGGGCGGGCACGGCCCCTTCGGCCGACGACGCGATGCGCGCCAGCACCACCACGGTCAGGATCACGAGAAAGATCAGGATGGCGTGGCGCACCGGGAACATGCCCGCCGGACGGAGCTGGGGCGCGGCGTCGGAGCGCGGACGCGCCCCGGGGTTACGATCCTGCAATTGGCCTGGACCGGTCACGGCCCACAATATAGGGAGCCGGCGTCACGGAGGCCAATGCCTCGAACGTCATGGACGGCGCGCCGTTCGAGGCGGCGGCTGAACGCAAAGGCGCCGGACCCGACTTTACAAAGCCGGGAACTTGTGTGATAACATCCGCCGCTGGTCTGCAGTCTCAATCAAAGAGGAGGCTTTCACCGTGTCCTACGTCATCACGGGCAAGTGTCTGGGCGAGCGCTACGCGACGTGCGTCGCCGTCTGTCCCGTTGACTGCATCCATCCCGGTGACTACCAGGGTCAGGAGTTCATGATCATCGATCCGGAGGAATGCATCGATTGCGGAGCCTGCCTGCCGGAATGCCCGATCGAGGCGATCGTCGAGACCGAAGAGGAGTCGCCCGAATGGGCCGTGATCAACAAGGATCTGACCCCTGCGTTCAAGGGCAAGCCTCAGCCCACGCCGAGACCGGCGAACGACCCTCCCCGGAAGCCGGAGAACAAACTGCGCGGCTAGGGATCGGTCCGGAGCGAGAACATGTGACGGGGGGCCCGGGCGGGCCCCCCTTTCCTTGTGCGCACGGTCACCTGTCGGGATCCGCCCGATGAGCCGCCACCGAGTTTCGCGCAAACACCGGTTCTCGCCGCGGTCGCGCCGAGGCACGGCCTGCGCGCTCGTCAGCGGCGGGCTTGATTCCGCCGTCATGCTGCGCGACCTGCTGCGCCGCGGTCTCTCCGTGCAGCCGCTCTACGTCCGCTCCGGGTTGCGCTGGGAGAAGGACGAGATCGCGATGCTCAGGAAGTTCCTGCGCGCCCTTCGGTCGAAGCGCCTCCGTTCCCTGGCCGTCATCGACGTCCCGATGGCCGATCTGTACGGGCGTCACTGGAGCACGGGCGGCCGGGGCACGCCGGGCTTCCGGGCAGGCGACGAGTCGGTGTACCTGCCGGGAAGGAACATCGCCCTCCTCTCGAAGGCCGCCACCTTCTGTGCGATGCGGGGCATACCGACCCTCGCGCTAGGCGTGCTCAACTTGAATCCTTTCCCCGACGGGACGCCGGAGTTCTTCCGCGTCCTCGGGAAAGCACTGGGCCTCGGTCTCGACGCATCCATCCGGATCGAGACTCCCTATCGCGCCCTGGCCAAGGACAAAGTGATCCTGCGGGGACGGGACCTGCCTCTCGACCTCACTCTGTCCTGCTCCCGGCCGGAAAACGGACGACACTGCGGCCTGTGCGCCAAGTGCGCCGAGAGACTGCACGCGTTCCTCCGGGCCGGGGTTCGTGACCGGACGCGCTATGCGGCGGGGCCCGGTGCCGTGGGGTCGGCCCCGGCCGCGACCTCGCGCGGATCGCCGGCGAAGCTGGCCAGGACGACACGCGTGGCGCCGAAGAAGGCGACCAGCGTCAGGTAGGCGCCCGCGAGCGAGACCAGTCCCTCCGCGTATCCGGGCGGCGCCTTCTCGCTGCCCGGTCCCAGGGCGAAGTGCAGCGTGCTCTCGATCGCCGTCACCGCCAGCGGGAGGAGCAGGAGCAGACCCGATTCGGACGGTCGGGCGCGGAACACCGCGAGACCCTGCCGGATCGCCGGCCGCCATGTGCGGCGCACGCGCGCCAGGATGCACACCGGCAGGCTGTAAAGGGCCAGGACCTGGGCCGTCAGGTCGAAGAACGGCAACCCCCAGTAGAGGATTCTCTGGAAGGACTCCGGCAGCGCGCCGCCGGTGAGAGCCTGGTGCACCGTCGACACCACGGCGATCAGCAGGGCCTGCAGGAGACCGATCTTGAACAGGAGCCAGAAGACCGGAAGGAACAGCCCGGCCATCCACTGCAGGAACGAGAGCGGTTCCTTCGGCCCCATCGCCGCCTGGAAGAGGACACCGAAGATCCCGCCGTCCGCGGCGACAGAGAGGAGCATGGCGCCGAGCATGAGGGGGAGACCGGACGGGTCGTCTCCGGTCCAGTGCCCGGCGAAGCGCACGAGCAGCGCCACCAGCGTGTAGATGCCGACCAGATGGAAGCGGGCGTTGACGGCGGAGAAACTCTCGCGCAGGAGGGTCACCGTGAGTGCCGGACCGCGCTCACCGTGCCGAGGAAGGGGTGTACGAGGCGACGGAGTCGGGGGTCTCCCAGAGACGCACCTGCGAGACTCTCAGCCCCTGCGACAGCGCATAGTCGCAGATCACCCGGGCGATCGCCTCCGCCGTCGGATCGCCGTCCATCAGGAAGAGCGGCTCGTCGTGTGTCCTGAGCACGGCCACCAGCGGGTCGTCCTTGTGCAGGAGCATCCTGTGATCGAGGTTCAGGTCGATCCAATCCTTGACGAT
Protein-coding regions in this window:
- the gap gene encoding type I glyceraldehyde-3-phosphate dehydrogenase, with translation MSARVAINGFGRIGRMVMRAVKERRLDVDFVAINDVADLEPLGMVLRYDSIHGRYPGTVEWNDTTLVVDGDEIRVFKVGDKRSGDPFAFPWHDLGIDVVIESSGLFRKRDELRRHLDAGARRVILTVPGKDPLDATIVLGVNDDTLRKEHRIISNSSCTTNCAAPVAKVLEEAYTIRKGFLTTVHAYTNDQRLFDYPHKDMRRGRMAALNVVPTSTGAARALGLVVPSLAGKVEGLAFRVPVPSGSVVDLTVYTEKKADVQEIHGLMRRSAEGRMKGILKVSTDPIVSADIVGDAHSAIYDAPLTQVLGDRLVKVVAWYDNEWAYAMRIAELIPKVHAL
- a CDS encoding ferredoxin family protein, translated to MSYVITGKCLGERYATCVAVCPVDCIHPGDYQGQEFMIIDPEECIDCGACLPECPIEAIVETEEESPEWAVINKDLTPAFKGKPQPTPRPANDPPRKPENKLRG
- a CDS encoding 7-cyano-7-deazaguanine synthase; this encodes MSRHRVSRKHRFSPRSRRGTACALVSGGLDSAVMLRDLLRRGLSVQPLYVRSGLRWEKDEIAMLRKFLRALRSKRLRSLAVIDVPMADLYGRHWSTGGRGTPGFRAGDESVYLPGRNIALLSKAATFCAMRGIPTLALGVLNLNPFPDGTPEFFRVLGKALGLGLDASIRIETPYRALAKDKVILRGRDLPLDLTLSCSRPENGRHCGLCAKCAERLHAFLRAGVRDRTRYAAGPGAVGSAPAATSRGSPAKLARTTRVAPKKATSVR
- a CDS encoding 6-carboxytetrahydropterin synthase codes for the protein MYRATETVDFCYGHRLLRYKGKCAHLHGHNGRVEIEVTAPSLDAQSMVADFSDIGRIVKDWIDLNLDHRMLLHKDDPLVAVLRTHDEPLFLMDGDPTAEAIARVICDYALSQGLRVSQVRLWETPDSVASYTPSSAR